GCCCCCCAGCCGACTTTCGGAGGTGGCCATTTCCGACCAGTCCTCCTTTGCCCGCTTTCTGGCCCTGGACGCCGTCGGCGGCAACCGCGAATACCAGTGGGTCGTGGAGCGCGCCCTCAACGATCCCGACAAATACGTCCAGGCCAAGGCCAAGGAGATTCTGGAGCGGCAGAAGTGGGCGGACGAAGCCAGGCACCCGCCGCCGCCGCCGCAGACACAGCAGGAGCTTCAGCAACAGCAATCAGGGGCTGCGAATCAGCCCGTTGGCATTGGTGTCTAGAAACGAGCTAGGTACCAACGATCCGGGCACCTCGAAGAACGAGCCGACGATCCGCGTGCCATTTGAATACCCCGCGGAGGCGGATATGCCCCCGAATCCATTGTCGGTGGGACTCTCGATGCCGCCCGATTCCCAGCTAATGCGGTCGTAGTTGAACTCGATGTCAAAATTGCCCGCGCCGGTGTCAGAGCGGTCAATGAGCACCACTTGGAAACTATTCAGCTTGTCGCCTTGGGAGATGTAGTAGCCCACATTAACGTAATTGACCCCGAAGGCCCTGCGGCCATTGACCGTGTCCTAGCCAAAGCGAACCACTTCGGATAGAGATGAGTTGGTGTCCACGTCCGCCCAAAACGGCGCGATCATGGGTACTGTAACGCTGGAAAGCCCTTCCGGAGAAAAGGCGGTAAGCGTGCTGCCAAAGGTGACGTTTCCATTGTTATTCACAAACACGCTGGAATGCTGGCTTCCAAAAAAGTTGAGCGGGAATCCCAGAGGCTGCGCCGAGTCCACCGAGCTATCATCGGTGCGGAAATGGCTGTTGGCCCGAAAACCAGCATTGGTCCGCACTGCCTGCGCAGAGGCTTGGGGCGCTGCCAGCGTGGCGATGGCGAGCAATCCAGTCCAACTGGCCATACTGCACAGCAAGGCGCGCAACGAACATCGCGGGCGAAGAGTGAATTCAGACATCAGCTTGATTTCCCCCAATTGGAAGTTCCCCGCAGGCCTTCTGGGGACGCTCCAATACTGGTGCGGCGTTTCATGCTTCATGCAATTCCTTTGATCTTAATTCTATTCCGTCCGTGATTGCTGTCAAGTGAAATGCTCCAGAACGCGGCACATCGTTAGGTCCCGAATGGGAATGACGCAACTTCGCGTAGGGAGACGCAACATCGGGTAGGATGGAGAGTGGAGTGTCCTGAGATGGCTCAATTGCAGAGTTCAGCGCGCGATCAACGTCCGGTAGTGATCCTCGGCATCGAGTCGTCGTGCGATGAAACGGCGGCGGCGGTGGTCGAAGACGGCGCCCGCGTGCGCTCCTCTGTTGTCGCGTCGCAGATGGCCACGCATGGCAAGTTCGAGGGCATCGTGCCGGAGCTGGCCAGCCGCGAGCATCTGCGCAACATTGTTCCCGTGGTGCGCGAGGCCATGGAGAAGGCGGAGCTGAAGTACTCCGAGATGGACGCCATTGCCGTAACGCACGGGCCGGGGCTGGCGGGTGCGCTGCTGGTGGGGCTCACGTACGCCAAGTCGCTGGCGCTGGCGCTGGACAAGCCACTCATCGCGGTGAACCATCTCGAGGGGCACATCCACGCTGTGCTGCTTGAGGAGCGCTTGCAGGGCCGCGCCGAGCCGGAGTTGCCCGCGTTGTCGCTGGTGGTCAGCGGTGGGCACACTATGCTGGTGGTGAGCGAGGAGCGCGAAAGGCTCTGTGAAGGAAGTGAGGCCGGGGAAGTGGCTGGGGAAGACGCCCTGGTCCTGCGCCATCGCATCATCGGCCGCACGCGCGACGATGCTGCGGGCGAGGCGTTTGATAAAGTGGCAAAGCTGCTCGGCTTCGGCTATCCCGGCGGCCCGGTGATTGACAAGCTGGCGCGCCTCGGCAATCCACGCGCCGTCGAGTTCACCCGCCCCAGGATGAAGGGCAACGCGCTCGACTTCAGCTTCAGCGGCATCAAGACCGCCGTGCTCCGCTACGTGCAATCCGGCGGCATGCCATCTGGTAGTGACATAAACGCCGAGATTGAGGCGCGACGCCTACTGAGGAGTGAGTCGCTCCGCCAGCATCTCGATATGACTCCCGTGGAACTATTCGACAAGATGCTTGCCACTTGCTCCACGCAGACGCTCGATCTGATCGCCAGCTTCCAACGCGCCGTGGTCGATGATCTTGTCGAGCACTGCCACGAGGCTGCCGAGCAGGAAGGGATCAACTCCGTATTCCTCACCGGCGGCGTGGCCGCCAACTCCGAACTGCGCGAGCGCTTCGCCAGCTTCGGTGAGCGCATCGCGCCGACCTATTTCCCGCGCCTGAATCTCTCGACCGACAACGCCGCCATGATCGCCGCCGCGGCCTACCCCAAGTTTCTCGCTCGCGACTTCGCCGGCTTTGAAGTGGCCGCAGATCCCACGCTCGCCCTCGGTGGCTAGTCTTCTCCGCTGGTCAACTAGAAACTTTCTAGGTAGTGTGCTTCCAGGCACGTCGTGCTCGGTCGCCAAATGATTCAATGTGTTATAGTTAAGGAAATCTTCAAGACCGCCAGACTTTTTGGCTTGTTGGCGCGTCTTCTCTATCGGGAGCGGATGGTTGTTTGATTCAACTGAGACCGATGCCCAGTTGGTGGCCCGCACGAGACGGGGCGACCTTGATGCCTTCAACGTGCTGGTGTCGCGCTGGGAGAAGCG
This sequence is a window from Acidobacteriota bacterium. Protein-coding genes within it:
- the tsaD gene encoding tRNA (adenosine(37)-N6)-threonylcarbamoyltransferase complex transferase subunit TsaD gives rise to the protein MAQLQSSARDQRPVVILGIESSCDETAAAVVEDGARVRSSVVASQMATHGKFEGIVPELASREHLRNIVPVVREAMEKAELKYSEMDAIAVTHGPGLAGALLVGLTYAKSLALALDKPLIAVNHLEGHIHAVLLEERLQGRAEPELPALSLVVSGGHTMLVVSEERERLCEGSEAGEVAGEDALVLRHRIIGRTRDDAAGEAFDKVAKLLGFGYPGGPVIDKLARLGNPRAVEFTRPRMKGNALDFSFSGIKTAVLRYVQSGGMPSGSDINAEIEARRLLRSESLRQHLDMTPVELFDKMLATCSTQTLDLIASFQRAVVDDLVEHCHEAAEQEGINSVFLTGGVAANSELRERFASFGERIAPTYFPRLNLSTDNAAMIAAAAYPKFLARDFAGFEVAADPTLALGG